The DNA window aactttcgacaactttgattaaaaagaatgaacttTATTCAAAACGTAATTATTTTCACTTGCAAACAGGTGCTTCCTGTTCTATGTATTGCGCATGCGTAAAAGTTCATAGATGAATCCGGttttattctgaaattattattcaattgtcACTTcctgttttcatttcatttcttttaaaaattgaaactaaACGTGATCTACAGTCTACAGTCATTAGAATCGTCACATTAAGTATAGATGCAGTTCCTACTAtccaatattaaagaaattgagaCCAAATAGATATTTAAACGTATTTTCAAGGATATAAATGATTGTGACGTGAAAAAGTCGTTACAAGTTCATTTGTGCAGTGGTTTAAAAAATAGAGGCACCCAACTTTTGTTGATCAGGGGTGTGCCCTGAAAATAATTAAAGTGAAGTTGTGAACCATATTACCAGACCTCTGTTCTTATCTTCATATCTTAGCATCACATCAGTCAATTCATTCAATATTGCCAATAACTGCCTACATTAGCAACCCTAAAGTCTTCAAAGATCCTTGACTAGTCCTTTAAGGACTTGCATGGACATATATGTATAGCTAGtttcatacctgccaactgtcactatttgcgggggatttcccccatgggggctcccaaattgaaattttgaaagagcaattttgtccataaatttaaacaaatcagTCCATTTTACAATAACttagtttataaatgtatgaagaagccaaaaaacaacattgaaatgtaattgaaggcccccttgaaggttttttagGAGTATGACAACTTTTTGGCTAGTATCCTCTTTTTGTTGGTTACGTTAACCTTTATGTGTTTTTCAAGAATGAGTTACACTGGTAGACACAGTTCAATCCGACAATCATGTAAACAATGACTGTCAAGTTTGTAGAACAAAAAAGTCTTTTGTACAATTGGTAACCCTTTTAATGTTGAGAAAAAAGTCCTCTTAAGTCTGATGTAAATTATACAGAGATTCTTTTGAAACGATAAACTATCATCTATCCTTCAACCCCGCAAGTTCGTCCACCatcattgttttcatttatcgCGCATGCGGAAGACCCGTGACGTCACTTACCAGCTGATCAGCGTTCTATATATAGTAAAGAACAATGTGGAAAAGTGAAACCAAAACATGAGATTGAAACAggtaaataatcataaaataaaaaaatctttgtcaAAACCGCCATTTTTACTAATTCCCTTTTCTATCTAtctttaaatggattttttaaTAGTAAAACACAGGGGAAATCCCTTCTAAACTGAGTTGCCGATTTGTTTACATTCCAGTGATCAAGACTGGTGACCTATAAAAGTATGTCAGGCCAAGCATACGTAAAAATCGTATCTCacaaatatggaaattttaatgaatttttttcacagattatgaaaaattctggaaaaATGATGAATTATCGCTATAAAATGGCTTCTATTGCTGAATGTGATTTTTCCCACAGCATCATGGTTGCTCAAAAAGCTAAGGCTTTGTTAATTCCAGACCAATATTTACAATAGAGGGCTTAAAATCTAGCTGAGAATTTACACTTTACATACAAAGAAATAGATATACACACATAcacaatgttaaaacaaaaaatacagcaataaacaaaagaaatctCATTACATTTCAGGCTAAACCTACCTTCCTCAGACATGATAAAAAGTACAGGTTGTACAGTCCCACGGCTTTGACAAATGCATACATATCAGTAAAGAATAATGAAATGTCACAAAGAAAAGCAGCTCTGATAGAATCACTGGCAAAATAAGTCCAGATTGTGTCACCACTGGAAGGGCACCTGTCTTTTCGCTTGAAGAGGAGGCACGCATTGTGGAACATGTGAAGTCCATGGCTTCATATGGATATGGGTACACTAGACAAGAAGTTACAGATCTAGCTACTGATTTTGCCCacacaatcaaaataaaaccaaGGAGTGAAGAATTTACCTTGAGATGGTTTGAGGGTTTCATAAAAAGATGGCCAGAACTTAGAGTTGTTAAACCTAGAAGTTTGGAGATTCTTCGTGCAAAATGTGGTTCTGTTGCTAATGTTGAAAAATACTTTGCAAGCTTAACGGAAGTCGTCCTAAAATACAATCTTCAAGATAAACCACATCTCATATTTAATGTTGATGAGAAGGGTATAACACTGAATCACAAACCACCTAATGTTGTATCTGGAATTGAATGTACCACATCATCAGTAACATCTGGAAGGTCTAGTACTACCACCATACTTGGATGTGGCAGTGCCTCAGGATTTGCTGTTCCtccatattttgtatttgaaggGAAAAGATTGAATAATGAATTAATGAAAGGTGCAACACCTGGTGCTGTTGGTGCAGTATCAGACTCAGGATGGTCCAATACCAACATATTCAGACAATATTTAACAGATCATTTTCTTAAATACATACCTGGTAGAAACAATGACAACGTACTTCTTCTCCTCGACGGACATAAATCACATGTAGCAGTTGATATAATTGAATGGGCACAGGAACATCACATCATCATTCACGTCTTACCAGCTCATACCTCACATATTTTACAACCTTTGGATGTTGGATGTTATGGGCCGTTGCAGCGTATTTACGATAATGAATGTCACAAAACCATACGTAAAAACTCCTCAGTAATAaccaaatataatatatgtgaACTAGTCTGCAAAGCATACCAGAAAGCACTGTGCCCAGAAAACCTTCAGTCAGCATTTAGAAAGACTGGAATATACCCCTTGGATAAGACTGTCATCAACCAAGATCAACTGAAACCATCAGAGGTATTTACAAGAAATGAGGAATGTAAAGAAACTACAGAAACTACAGAAACTACAGATGAACCAAAAACAGATGAGATCCAAATGCAAGAAGTCATATTAGTCGATATGAATAGAGAAGTAACAGAAGCTGTTGAAAGTGCTGTGACTGTAACTGTGACTGATGTTGTTGAAGATATGCAAGACCATGATACTGATGTACCACACTTCTTTGCGGAACgaataaacaaactaaaaaaaatgaagtccGAAAATGacaagaaagaaagaaaaacacttGGAAAGATTGTCTCTGGTATGCCAATAACTGAAAGTGAGGTAGCAGAAAAGGTTAAACAGCACGTTGAAAACCaaggaaaaaataaaccaaGCAACCAGAGTTGTAAGAAAActggaaaacaaaataaaaagaatacgTCCACTTCTGCTTCATCACTTACATCAGGACCTAGCCACACTAAACTTCGACCTAGCAACATAATTAATAAACCAGGACCTAGTCACAAGTCTCCAAAACCAGGACCTAGTCACATATACATTGATGATTCCATGGACTTCAGCGATACAGACGATGAAGACATTCCAGAAGTCGAATTATGCTGTGTGTGTAAACAGTTTACCCCCAATCAAATTAGACTTGGGGTTGGTGTTGAACTTACCAAATGGGTGCAGTGTGACAATTATAGGTGCAAGCACTGGACACATCTGAAATATTGTACAGAATTGAGGGCTGCGAGGAGAAATACCAAGTTTTACTGCATGCATTGCAAGGACATGGAATAGACAATTTTGCCAAATTTTCTTGTTATTGTtacttgttgaaaattttattgttaattatttatttttgttgatttttttcaatacttaCCCTTTTAAATTAACTTTGAACAAAAAATGCGAAATGCAATGTGTTTAGCCGAACCTGTGTGACGTAACAAGGTTGTACATCCGGTGGACGAAAGTAGAACAGGCATTGATTTCAAGTAAGTGTTCACTTTTCCATTTCCGTTATACTACGGTCTTCTGTTGATTCTTTTTCATGCCAAAGATTAGAATTTTATTGAATCTTTATTACTGCAAATTATCGGGAATATACGGGAAACGTATCTGAAATGGTACCGCGATATTCGTTAGGTGGACGAACTTTGGGGAGTGGAGgatagtttaaaataaaaattgaaggAAAACTTAATTTCCAACTGTAAAGAATCAGTCTGCCCCCTGGAAATCACCACCTACCATATTGCAACCTGATGATAGTTGTATGTGACTTCATATAATATTCCTCATTTTATGATTTACTGTATTCTGTATTTTTTgatttacattcataaaaccctccccctttttttggtagaaatatttcaaagttcTATAACTTGCATGCATGAAAGATGACTGTAAAATGTATCTGAAAACAGAAACAGTATGACATGACTGGTATACATTTACCCTCAAAGGACTTGTAGCCATTGCAAGGCTTAGATGTATCTAAAAGCTCACTCCGCTGAACAGCTGAATGTGATGTTACTTTTCCGTTTAAATCTAGTGCGCTAAAAACAACCAATCAAATCACATGGATCAATCACATGACCGGTCTAGAAGTTCATGACCTCAAGATAAAGAAATAAACACAGACCCTTCAGTAGTCATTTTAACCTGGATTAGAAACCGTCAATAATTAATCGGAACATAAGTACTTACAACCCATTCAAGGCTTGCCTGTGCCATTGTTGCCTTGCTTCAAGCACATAAGATGAAAAAATCTAATTAACATAAACGATCCGCAAAATCCAAGAGGTTTTCGGTCGcccctatttttttatttgtcacaaGACACCAATCAGCAATCCgtcttatttgttttaatttaaaaatatttccaaaattaACAACCAGACGTCATGTTTGCTAGAATATATTAATTCTTGTAGGAATCGTTAAATATTTTCAACGGGTTTCTGTTAAATGTCCATTGTTTGCTAAAAACGAAACAGTCCATTTGATTGGTCGCCATTCAATGTAATTTAAACTTTAACCAAtgaatatctattttatttcgTCGTTCTGTCGAACACTGTTTTTATCTTCCACGTAAAAGAATCACAACACGATTCCATGAGTAGAAAAAAGTCTGATCATAACTGATAATGCAAAATGGCAGGATCAGCCTTAAGAAGGTTGATGGCAGAATACAAGCGTTAGTTTCATATATGGTTATGAATATCTCATTATGTCAATAGAGCTTGTTGAATGTTGTTCGGGTGTCGGTATGCATAAAAGTTTTCGAGATATTTCGGCCACACAACCAGTTTGGCCCTAGTCGATTCGGCCACAGTTGTTTCAGACATAGTCGATTCGGCCTCAACATTTCTTATTGTTCTAAGggttaataaaaacaaattgacttAGTTGACCTATGTGACGGCGggatacaccttattgctaatCCCGCCTGACCCAGCCTCTTGAACTTTTGATGCATACATACCTGTAAGATCGTTGTGGGGCTCATATGGAAGGATCCTATCCTTTTTAGCCCACCATATTTTGGTACACTTTCAAAAACTGATACAATCATCAATCCTGCATGATTTGGTGCATTATTTCACACaattaaaagttatatataaaactatttgTGTCCTCATCAATTTCCTAACTGATACATGACTGACTCCCAATGACGGTCTATACTAATTTTAAAGGCTTCCACAGTTTTAGATGAAATAACTTCAACTGGTAGGTTATTCCAATCATTAATAATACGTTGTGAGAAATGTCTTAATCGAAAAGAAGTGTTACATCTAGGTTTTGCTAATTTCCAATTATGCCCACGGGTATTAGTACTGATGACAGTAAAAAATCTTTCATAAGATATATCTTCGAttccttttaatattttgaacgCTTGTATCATATCACCTCTTCGCCTTCTGTGAGTTAGGGAGGGTAATCTGTCTTCATAGCTTAAATGTCGTATATCAGGAATTAATTTAGTTGCTCTCATCTGCACTTTTTCTACAGcattaatatctttctttaaatgCGGATACCATATTGTATTTCCATATTCCACATGTCAGTCAGGGGCTCtacttgtacaaatgtattttatttacttgaagaagtaaaaaaaaatatacatatataagtaaataaataatgtttaaataatctccccttcattttctcaaaaatttacttgtagaagtaaatttttcttacaatccaacaaaaatcctcaagttttgagatgtaaaatcatgcctttaatgatttttcccaggtttgctcaaattttttaattaaagttcaatgtttcatctcattagttcaacaaagaaactgattgcGCAAAGATCTTAAGTATTTGCacaaggccttcaaaaattgctccttgggggcttgtaaatgagcagtgttctgaagataacagacaaatgggattttcattgtccatgaaattgcactgaaatgattagtaaagacatctgcaaagagcagataatttaaaattctattagagcaaagaaatccaaagatttcaataaaagaagataggatgacttttttacttctacaagtaaaaaaatctgaatgtctaagggacataactcagccaatatttttttttacctatacaagtaaataaaattcacttgtataagtatcgtacaaatttacttatatgtgtatatttatttttacttcttcaagtaaataaaatacacttgtacaagtagtacccctgactgcaTGTGGTCGTACCAACGCAACGTATAgtcttaaaaatgtatattgatcTTTAGAGTTAAAAGTTCTGTTAATCAGCCCAAGTATACTATtggctttatttattttacttgatATATGTTGCGAAAATTTAagatcattttgaaaaataattccaagaTCCTTTTCTTGTTCATCTTTAGTAATATCAATATTGTTCATTGTATAAACATTTTCAGGATTATTTCTTCCATAGTggatttgtttacatttgttcacattaAATTTCATGTCCCATAACTTGGACCAATTGTAGAGTGCATCTAGATCATTCTGTAAGACATCAGATTTAGAAGTAGGtgcataaatttttgtatcgtCTGCGAAAATTTTTACTATAGACTTCACAACATCTGGTAAatcatttatgaatataataaaaagaacagGTCCTAGTACACTGCCTTGGGGCACTCCACTTATTACATTTTGCCATTCAGATTTTTCCCCTTTCACCGCAACTTGTTGTCGACGTTCAGTTAAAAAGTCAGTTATCCATTCTAATATAGATCCATGAATACCGTATGAATACAGTTTCTTTAATAATCTTTTATGTGGCACTTTATCAAAAGCTTTGGCAAAATCAAGATATAATGTGTCCCAGGATATATTATTATCCATATATAATGACCAGTCTTCCATGACATCAAGTAATTGTAATATACATGATCTTCCAGAGCGAAAGCCAAACTGTGAGTCtgataacaaattatttgttattaaatgattaattatttctttccGTATAACCTTTTCCAAAGTTTTGCAAACAATTGAAGTTAGACTGACCGGTCTGTAATTTCCTGCATCCAGTTTACTACCTTTATTCTTAAAAAGTGGGGTAACTCTAGCATCTTTCCATTCTTTTGGAATTTTTCCAGTGTCAATGgtcttttgaaatatcaaagtcaaaggttttgaaaatgtatttgccATGCTCTTTACTATTAACGGATGAATATTATCTGGACCCATAGACTTGCttccatttaataaaagtaGATATTTTTCAACTGTGTCTTGATTGATCACAAAGTGTTCtaatgatgattcaaaatttctcTCTTCAATATTAGGTATATTATTTGGATTTTCAGCAGTAAATACACTGGTAAAAAAGTCATTTAATACAGTCGCTTTTTCCTTGTCGGAAGTAGTTAAGTTCCCATTTGGTTTCATAAGGTTTGATACTGCTGATTTTGATTTCACTTTACTTTTGACATATGTCCAAAAATGTTTCGGCTCAGTTTTAGCCTTTGATGCCACTAACTTCTCATATTCCTTTTTTGCTTTTCGAACGTTCTCGTTAGCCCTGTTTCTAGCaactttgtaaaaatcaaaatctactGTTCGTCTAGTAGCCAAGTATCTTGACCAGGCCTTTTGTTTGCGTTTTATATTGCTCAGACAATCAAATGTTATCCATAAGGgtggaatcagaaaaaatgaagattttaacaTATTGGGGCATATTGTTTGCCCCATTATATTAAggaaagtaaattaaatgtcaaaCCAACAAGTTCAATTCCAGCTAACTTGCAGCCAAATTTCATTTAGATATCTTGTACCAgccaaaagttttattaaaaaaacatgtcaaatttgtcaggagtgtgacgctTTTT is part of the Mytilus trossulus isolate FHL-02 chromosome 13, PNRI_Mtr1.1.1.hap1, whole genome shotgun sequence genome and encodes:
- the LOC134695264 gene encoding tigger transposable element-derived protein 1-like; the protein is MRLKQKSSSDRITGKISPDCVTTGRAPVFSLEEEARIVEHVKSMASYGYGYTRQEVTDLATDFAHTIKIKPRSEEFTLRWFEGFIKRWPELRVVKPRSLEILRAKCGSVANVEKYFASLTEVVLKYNLQDKPHLIFNVDEKGITLNHKPPNVVSGIECTTSSVTSGRSSTTTILGCGSASGFAVPPYFVFEGKRLNNELMKGATPGAVGAVSDSGWSNTNIFRQYLTDHFLKYIPGRNNDNVLLLLDGHKSHVAVDIIEWAQEHHIIIHVLPAHTSHILQPLDVGCYGPLQRIYDNECHKTIRKNSSVITKYNICELVCKAYQKALCPENLQSAFRKTGIYPLDKTVINQDQLKPSEVFTRNEECKETTETTETTDEPKTDEIQMQEVILVDMNREVTEAVESAVTVTVTDVVEDMQDHDTDVPHFFAERINKLKKMKSENDKKERKTLGKIVSGMPITESEVAEKVKQHVENQGKNKPSNQSCKKTGKQNKKNTSTSASSLTSGPSHTKLRPSNIINKPGPSHKSPKPGPSHIYIDDSMDFSDTDDEDIPEVELCCVCKQFTPNQIRLGVGVELTKWVQCDNYRCKHWTHLKYCTELRAARRNTKFYCMHCKDME